In a single window of the Megalobrama amblycephala isolate DHTTF-2021 linkage group LG3, ASM1881202v1, whole genome shotgun sequence genome:
- the LOC125264214 gene encoding GTPase IMAP family member 8-like, whose amino-acid sequence MEAKALNLVVLRTIGAEKSASGNTIQGQHPFTSKKSTKSITQDVVERSVTVCGFSVNVHDTPGLSDTVMCEDEILQIYGKVFQKCESGPCVFLLVIKADRFTEEERKTVEKIEELLEEKRLEKTWIIFTNGKQLVKENKTIKEFIDDSEPLKTFVQKYNQRYHVVNKSEEHNVAHNKMLLAKMIQTNLELKASEGGRLLRRIPAIENSASNEQHTAASLSSRRIVLLGKTGVGKSASGNTILKQKVFISKMRMNSVTSVCSEAHSTVSGRSVSVVDTPGFFDTEMKHEELSKEIARSVYISSPGPHAFLILFRVDDRFTEHEQQIPQIIEMMFGQEVLKYSIILFTRGDQLEDDETVEELIKEKSALRHLVQQCGGRFHVFNNKDQNNREQVDDLLQKIDTMIEQNGGGHYSNQMFEDAQKFRREKEERRQREEEKRKQQVEKQIQEELKRTLKLEVQHESEFDKFYMHYEHRFSFSAFVMSKLGSMSFGACIGGATGAIAGIPAGPAGIAAGAMLGAAAGAAAGAAMGAAFSL is encoded by the exons ATGGAGGCAAAAGCATTAAACTTGGTTGTACTGAGGACAATAGGAGCTGAGAAGAGTGCATCAGGAAACACAATACAGGGACAACATCCTTTCACATCAAAGAAAAGCACAAAATCCATCACACAAGATGTTGTTGAGCGGTCTGTTACTGTCTGTGGGTTTTCAGTCAATGTTCATGACACACCAGGATTATCTGACACAGTCATGTGTGAAGATGAGATTCTGCAGATTTATGGAAAGGTTTTTCAGAAATGTGAATCTGGTCCCTGTGTGTTTCTGCTGGTCATCAAAGCTGACAGATTCACTgaagaagagagaaaaactGTGGAGAAGATTGAGGAGCTGCTGGAAGAAAAACGCTTGGAGAAAACCTGGATTATCTTCACTAATGGAAAACAATTGGTaaaagaaaacaagacaataaaAGAATTCATTGATGACTCTGAACCATTGAAGACATTTGTTCAGAAATACAATCAGAGATACCACGTGGTCAACAAGTCAGAAGAACATAATGTGGCACACAATAAAATGCTACTTGCAAAAATGATCCAGACAAATTTGGAGTTAAAGG CATCAGAAGGAGGGAGGCTACTCAGACGAATTCCTGCCATTGAAAACAGTGCTTCCAATGAACAGCACACTGCTGCCAGTCTCTCATCCAGACGGATTGTTCTTCTGGGTAAAACTGGTGTTGGGAAGAGTGCATCTGGAAACACAATACTGAAGCAGAAAGTGTTCATATCTAAGATGAGAATGAATTCAGTAACCAGTGTTTGTTCAGAAGCTCACTCCACTGTTTCAGGCAGATCTGTGTCTGTAGTTGATACTCCTGGATTCTTTGACACAGAGATGAAACATGAAGAGTTATCTAAGGAGATAGCGAGAAGTGTTTATATATCCAGTCCTGGACCTCATGCTTTTCTCATTCTGTTCAGAGTAGATGACAGATTCACTGAACATGAGCAGCAGATTCCTCAGATTATTGAGATGATGTTTGGTCAGGAGGtgttaaaatactccatcattctCTTCACTCGTGGAGATCAGCTAGAAGATGATGAGACAGTAGAGGAACTCATTAAGGAGAAAAGTGCATTAAGACATCTAGTTCAGCAGTGTGGAGGCAGATTTCACGTCTTCAACAATAAAGATCAGAATAACAGAGAGCAGGTGGATGATCTACTGCAGAAGATTGACACAATGATAGAGCAGAATGGAGGAGGACACTACAGTAATCAGATGTTTGAAGATGCTCAGAAATTCAGACGAGAGAAGGAAGAGaggagacagagagaggaagaaaagagaaaacaaCAAGTGGAGAAACAAATACAAGAGGAGCTTAAGAGAACTCTAAAGTTAGAAGTACAACATGAAAGTGAATTTGATAAATTTTATATGCACTATGAGCATAGGTTCAGCTTTTCAGCCTTTGTAATGAGTAAACTGGGAAGCATGAGTTTTGGTGCATGCATTGGTGGAGCTACTGGTGCAATTGCAGGAATTCCCGCTGGCCCTGCTGGTATAGCTGCTGGTGCAATGCTTGGTGCTGCTGCTGGTGCTGCTGCTGGAGCAGCAATGGGTGCAGCTTTTAGCTTGTAA